The segment GCCACCTATTTCCCTCTCAGCTTCGCGATCGCCTGAACCGGCGTAAGCATCGATATACCAAATATCCATTCTTCTCGGCGTTAGCGCATTTGAGTAACACTGCAGGTAGTATTCCACTGCGTCGAGTTTGACTTCGGACCAAGGCCCGCCGTACTTGTGCGCCATTTTCGTCAGTCCAACCATTATTAAAGATGGTTGTACCATAATCTGAGTCGCGCATAAGTCGAAGATATTTTAACCAGCTATCAAGCCACAAAAAACAGCAAACCGCATTGCGCCCGCCGAGCTTGGAGCATGCCGACTGGCCGCCGCCACAGGTAAAGACAGTCGCAAGTCCCCACATATGGATCGAATTTTGCGTCAACGAATGGCGGAGAATGCGCTAAACGGAAGATACAAAAAACCCCGGAAAACCGGGGCTTCTGAGGTTATCCTGCACACGTGCGATAACAAAATACGGAAACTTGGTGCCCAGAAGAGGACTCGAACCTCCACGCCTCGCGGCACAGGTACCTGAAACCTGCGCGTCTACCAATTCCGCCATCTGGGCGACGGACACGCATGTAAGGGGGTGGCTCTCCGGTGTCAACAGGGTTTTTGAAGTTTTCGTGGCAATCTGAAAAAAAGCGGTTGATGCCCGGGTTAACCCCGGGCTGCCGCCCAGGCGCGGATGAGGCCAAGTCCCTGTTCCAGCAAGGCCTTTGCTTCGTTTTCATCTGATGCTTCGACATAGCAGCGCATCTCCGGCGCATTGCCGGAGGGGCGGAAATGGACGATTCGGCCATCGGTCAGCGTCACCCGCAGCCCGTCGATGTCGCTCTTTGACGCCACGCCAGCGACCGGCGCCAGGAAGGCGGCGAGATTGGTGTCGGAGGCGCGCAGATGGGCCATCAGCGCCGCACTGGTTTCGACCGGAAAATTCTCCAGCCGGTCGGCGGCGGCAAAGGGCAGGCGGTAGTTGGCGGCAACGGCCGACAGCGGCTGTTTTGCGCGCGCAGCGGCGTAAAGCGTCGCGAGGATGGGCAGGAAGCTGTCGCGCGTCGGAAGCGCGCGTACCGGCTCGCCTTCGATGATGAAGCGGCTTGCCGTCAGCGTGCCGCCATTGGCCTCGAAGCCCATGACATTGGCCTTGCCGGCCGCCAAGGCCTCGTCCATGCCGGCGATGACGTAGGGAGAGCCGACGCGGGTGCGGGTGACGGCGTAGGAGCCGGCAGCTTCGATGCCGGAATTGGAGGTGACCGGCGTCACCACCACTTCCGCGCCGAGGAAATTTGCGGCGATGAGGCCGAGCAGGTCGCCGCGCAGCGGCTCGCCGGTTTCATCGGAGACAAGCGGCCGGTCGCCGTCGCCATCGGCGGAGACGATCGCATCCAGCCCATGTTCCGGCGCCCAGCCCTTCAGCAGGCTGATGGTGTCGGCGGAGACGGCTTCGGTGTCGACGGGAATGAAGCTTTCGGAGCGGCCGAGCGGCACGACGCGCGCGCCGTAATGCGCGAGCACCACGCCGAGCAGATCGCGCGCTACCGTGCTGTGCTGATAGACGCCGATGGTGAGGCCGCTAAGGCTGTCGGCGGGCAGCAGGGCGATATTGCGTTCGAAAAACAGCGCTTCGGCCTCTGCGGCCCGGTTCTCGCCGACGCCCGGCGTCTCGTCCAGATCGGCGTCACCGATGTCCGCGGCTTCCGCGCTGATCGCCACTTCGTCCTGCTTGTCGATCTCGCCGTCCGGCCGGTAGAATTTGATGCCGTTGCGGTCGGCTGGAATATGCGAGCCGGTGATCATCAGCGAGGCAGCCTTCAGCTCCAGCCCGTAAAGTGCCAGCGCCGGGGTCGGCAGCGTGCCGCAATCGACGGGCGTCAGGCCGGCGCGTTTCAGCGCGCCGATGCAGGTGGCGGAGATCGCCGGGCTGGAGTCGCGAAAATCGCGGCCAACCAGGATGAGATCGCCGGGTTGCGCATGGCCGCTCTTCAACAAGTGGCGGGCATAGGCCATGGCGTAGAGGGCGGACGCGCGTCCCATGAGGTCTACGGACAAGCCGCGAAGGCCACTGGTTCCAAATTTCAAGCTGCTCACGTGCAATCTCCTCGGAATGTTGCGCCTCTTATGGAACAAGCGGGGAAAAGGATCAACCGATCGATCGCCGCCGATATCTGCCCTCGCGACCCTGGTTTTGCTTGGGGTGAAGGCCCAAATATAGAGGGAGCCGCGGGAAAAGGTGCTGGGTCGCCACGACCTGCAACGGGAGTCCGTCATGATTGTATTCGGCAAGATCGCATTCGGCTGCGCCGTCAGCCTCGTTTTGCTGTCGCCGCCATATCTCGCGAATGCCGCCTCGAACAGCCCGAAGCTCGGCCTCCCGCCTCCCGTGGTCGGGCCTACGGTTTGCGATTATCGCGGCTGTTTCGGCTTCGGCTCGCAGCAATGGTATCGCCGGCCCGGCGAGCCCATTCCCTATACGCCGCGGAGCCTTGATAACAGGAATCGCTTTGATAATCCTCGTGTCTATATTCAGCCGCGCAACGATGCCCCGCCGGCAACCGATTATCAGGCGCCGGTCAACAATCGCACCCGCCATCAGATATGGTGCTCCGAACATTATCGGACCTACAATCCCGGCACCAATCTCTACAGCACTCTCCACCACGGGTTCCAGACCTGCCGCTCTCCCTATTATTGAACCGAAGAGCCGTTGGCGCGGGTTTCAGCGCAGAGCACATCCGTTCTCTTTGTCTTATATGGGAAAGCTAAAATAAATCGCTTGATTTTCTTGCAACTTAAGCAGTCCCTATAATGTCGCCGCTTCCATCGGGTCGCGAGCGAAGCAAGGGAGCCCAAAATGGCAAAGGGTCAATTGAGAAGTCATCGCGAAGCACGAAAACCCAAGAAGGGCAAGATCGTCGCTGTAAAGCAGCAGCCGGGTTCTATCGTCAGGCAAGCTACCAGCACGATTAGCCTCGGCAGGAAAGACAAGTGACAAAGCGAAGACGCGCCGACAGGCCGCGCCTTCTCGATATGTCAGCCACTGCAATGTCGGCCGGCGCGCCAAGAGGTGCGCCGGAGAGCGCTGCGGTCAGCTCTCCAGCGATCCGCGATCCAAATGGCCGAGATCGCGTTCGGGATCGATGATATCGCGCACCCGCCGCTTCAGCTCCTTCGGGCCGGGAAAGCCGCCGTCGCGCTTGCGCTCCCATAGCAGTTCACCGTCGATACGGATTTCGAAGTTGCCGCCGGTGCCGGGGATCAGCGCCACTTCGCCCACGCTGTCGCTGAAGGTTTGCAGCAGCTCCTGCGCCATCCAGCCGGCGCGCAGCAGCCAATTGCATTGCGTACAATAGAGAATGGTGATCCGCGGCTTATCGGTCATCGTCGATTTCCTTGTTGCTTTCTGACGTTTAGGCTCAACTTAAATCGGCTGCAAGCCGGGCCTTGCGTCGTCGTTCCGCTCATGCTCATCTTCGCCCGAATTATTTTCGGGGTTCATGAGAATGCGGGTCGCAATCGTCGAAAACATGAAGAACACGCCACTCGGCGCCCTCGGCATCGCGCTGGAAGAGGCGGGAGCGGAGATCGAATGGTTCCGCCCGTGGGACGGCGAGGGGCTTCCGAAGAATGTAAAGACTTGTGATGCGCTGGTCGTGCTCGGCGGCGAACAGAATGCCCGCGATGATGAGACCCATCCCTATCTGCCGGAACTCGCAAGGCTCATGCGGCGGTTCGAAGAGGCCGATAAGGCCGTGCTCGGCATCTGCCTCGGCAGCCAGCTTCTGGCCCGCGCCTATGAGGCAGAAAACCTGATCGGCACAGCCCATGAATTCGGCTGGAAAACAGTCGGTGTCACTGAGGAAGGCAAGGCCGATCCGCTTCTGTCCGAATTGGGCGACGATTTCACCATCTTCCAATGGCATTCCGACACGTTTTCGCTGCCGGCCGGCGCCATCCGCCTCGCCACCAACGCGGTAACCGGCAACCAGGCCTTCCGCATTGGCCGCGCCGCCTATGGCACGCAGTTCCATTTCGAGGCCAACGCCGCCGTGGTTGAAGGCTGGCGCATGGACTTTAAGGCATCGATCGAACGCAACGAGCCCGGCTGGCTGGAGCGCTATGCCGAGATCGCCGCACAGCATGCGCCGGCGGCTGAAATCGCCGGGCTGGCGATCGCCCGGGCCTGGGTAAGGACGATGAGTGCTGAGGTGAAGCTGCAGGCGGCGTCTTAGAGCAATTCCAGAAAAAGTGCGTAGCGGTTTTCCGTCCGGAATTGCGTGAAACAAAAAGATAGAGCCGTTCAATCGACTAGCGCGTCTATTGCGGCTCTCCATTGCCGGATGCGATCTGTGCCGCCCCGGCTATAGCGTTGCGAAACGCGTCATCGAAGCTGACGCCGCGGATTCGCCAGTGATGGATTTTTCCATTTTCCGTCATCGACCAATCGGCGACCCAGCCGAGATCCTTGTCGCTCCAAACGAGCGAACCCGCCAAGGCGACATCGCCGCCGATGGTCTTGGCCAAGGCATCGAGTTCTTGCTGTGTCGTCCCCGCCAAAGCGGTTGCAGTGAGGCCTCGACTGACCAGCATTGCCTTGTTGGGCACAATGATTGCCATGGCAAACGGTCTAGCGGCCGCTTCGAAAGCGTCGATCATATAAGGGCTTTTGTCACTGTCGCGGCTCAGCACGAAACCGCGTCGCGCATCGCGCACGACCAAGAAAATCGCGAGTTTCGGGCGTGGTGACAGCCACGGCTTGCGCCCGGGCATGTAGATGCAGGTGAGGTCCTGCGGCCGGTCGTGGGTGCCTTGCTCGTCATGAATCGGGATACCTTCCAGGCGATCGTGATAGCTGTAGGTCGCGACGAAGGAGCCGGCACGCGGCAGCATCGCTTGAAAGGCATTCTCCGACGTCACACGCTGATCGCCGCTAACCCTGACAAGCACGCGACCGAGACAATTCTTGAAACCGAGTTCGCGATTAACGGCGCCGGTGCCGGTCACAATTGCCTGCGCGCGGTAGAGGCTGTGATCATCGGCGTGAGCGACGGCTGTCATGCCGATAAGTGCGAAAGCGATGGCCATCGATCGTGATTTCAACATCGAGAGATCTCCGAACGCCGCCATGGTGTCGTGAAAACAAGCGGCAGGCAATGTCAGATTATGACGGTCGAGCGTCGTTGACGATGGCTTTGACAACGGCGTCAAGGCCGCTAGATTTCATGGAAACGGGAGGAGGCGAGATCATGACCCAGCCAGAATTACCCTGGGAAGGCGGGTGCCGTTGCGGGGAGGTGCGACTGAAGATCAGCGCCAAACCGCTATTGACCATGGCTTGCCATTGCACCGGCTGCCAGCGCATGTCCTCCAGCGCCTATTCGCTGAGCGTCGCAATCCCGAGCGAAGGCTTCGAAGTCACGCAAGGCGAGCCCGTCATCGGCGGGATGCACGACGAAAACCTGAAGCACTATTTCTGCCCCTATTGCATGAGCTGGATGTTCACCCGCCTGGAAGGGTTCGACTGGTTCGTGAACCTGCGCCCGACCATGCTTGACGACCCCAGTTGGTTCACGCCTTTCGCCGAGACCTGGACGAGAGAAAAATTGCCGTGGGTGACGACCCCTGCGGTTCACAGCTATGCCGCGTTGCCGGAGATGAACGAGTATGAGGGGCTGATCAAGGAGTATGCGGAGCAGGCATAAATTCTAGCTGCGAAGCGTACCGTCAGAACTGCCGATATTTTCCGAACGGCAGGCCGTGCTTTTCAACATAGGCGTTGGCTTGTTCGATGGCTTCAGCGTTTTCCTGCAGCCATAGGCGCTCACGCTCGGTCTTGATGGCGCGCGCTATGCCGTCTTCAGCAGCGCGCGCGATATTGATTTTCAGTTCGCGGGCATCCGAAAGCAGTTTCTCGTCCAGAGACAAAATGGCGGCTTTGCGCGTCGTTTGGGCCATGAGGCGTTCCTCAAATTATGCCCAATCTATATACGTGTGATCTGCCATTCAGGAGAGCTTTACTCATCCCCCATCTTCAGCGCCGCAATAAACGCCTCCTGCGGGATTTCGACCTTGCCGAACTGCCGCATGCGCTTCTTGCCTTCCTTCTGCTTGTCGAGCAGCTTGCGCTTGCGGGTGGCGTCGCCGCCGTAGCACTTGGCGGTCACGTCCTTGCGCAGTGCCTTCACCGTCTCGCGGGCGATGATGCGCCCGCCGATGGCGGCCTGGATCGGGATCTGGAACATATGCTGCGGGATCAGGTCCTTCAGCTTCTCGCACATGACGCGGCCGCGCTTTTCGGCGGCGGAGCGGTGTACCAGCATGGAGAGCGCGTCCACCGGCTCGGCATTGACGAGGATCGACATCTTGACGAGATCGCTCTCGCGATAGTCGGTCAGGCTGTAGTCGAAGGAGGCATAGCCCTTGGAGATCGACTTCAGGCGGTCGTAGAAGTCGAACACCACTTCGTTGAGCGGCAGATCGTAGGTAATCATCGCGCGGTTGCCAACATAGGTCAGCTCGGTCTGAATACCACGGCGGTCCTGGCAGAGCTTGAGGATCGAGCCGAGATAATCGTCCGGCGTTAGGATCGTCGCCTTGATCCACGGCTCGCGGAATTCGGAAATCTTGACGACGTCCGGCATGTCGGCCGGGTTGTGCAGCTCGATCTCAGCGCCGTCGGTCATGGTGAGCTGATAGACGACGGAGGGCGCCGTCGCGATCAGGTCGAGATTGAACTCGCGTTCCAGGCGTTCCTGGATGATTTCCAGATGCAGCAGGCCGAGGAAGCCGCAGCGGAAGCCGAAACCGAGAGCCGCCGAGGATTCCATTTCGAAGGAGAAGCTGGCGTCGTTGAGGCGCAGCTTGCCCATGGCCGAGCGCAGGTCCTCGAAATCGGCGGCATCGACCGGGAAGAGGCCGCAGAACACCACCGGCTGCGCCGGTTTGAAGCCCGGCAGCGGCTCGGCGGTCGGACGCTTGTCCTCGGTGATGGTATCGCCGACGCGGGTGTCGGCCACTTCCTTGATCGAGGCGGTGATGAAGCCGATCTCGCCGGGGCCGAGGCTGTCGACGGCGACCATCTTCGGCGTCAGCACGCCGACACGCTCGATCTGGTACTTCGCGTCCGTACCCATCATGCGGATGGTCTGGCCCTTGGTCAGCGTGCCGTCGATGATGCGCACGAGAACCATCACGCCGAGATAGGTGTCGTACCAGCTATCGACCAGCAGCGCCTTCAACGGTGCCTTTTCGCCGCCCGCGCTCCTCGGCGCCGGTAGCTTATGCACGATGGCTTCGAGAACGTCAGGAATGCCGAGGCCGGTCTTGGCTGAGATCAGCACGGCGTCGGAGGCATCGATGCCGATCACTTCTTCGATCTGTTCCTTGATGCGGTCCGGTTCGGCCGCTGGCAGGTCGATCTTGTTGAGGACCGTGACGAGCTCGTGATTGTTGTCGATCGCCTGATAGACGTTGGCGAGCGTCTGCGCTTCCACGCCCTGCGATGCATCCACCACCAGCAGCGAGCCTTCGCAGGCTGACAGCGAGCGCGAGACTTCATAGGCGAAATCGACGTGTCCGGGCGTGTCGATCAGGTTGAGAATGTAGGTCTCGCCGTTCTTGGCCTTGTAGTGCAAGCGCACGGTCTGGGCCTTGATGGTGATTCCGCGCTCGCGCTCGATCTCCATGTTGTCCAATACCTGCTCCGACATCTCGCGTTCGGCAAGGCCGCCCGTCGTCTGGATCAGGCGGTCGGCCAGCGTCGATTTGCCGTGGTCGATATGGGCCACGATCGAGAAGTTGCGGATATGCGAAAGCGGAGTGGTGGAATTGGTGCTCATGCGCGAGCATATAGCAGCGCCGCCCCGCGCCGCAAAGCGGAAAAGCAGGGTTTTGTTAGGGATATCCTATGCCTCGGGCATTTGCGGTTGCTGCTGCATCACCCGGCTTGATTCCATCATTCGATCGTGTATTTCTCCTATAGTAGAATTTTGGTGAAGATGATGGATCAGGATCTCGAAAGCGCCATTGGCGCGCGCATCAAAGAGTTGCGGATTGCCCGCGGCCTGACGTTGGATGAGCTGGCGACTGCCTCTGCCGTCAGCCGCGCGATGATCTCGCGCATCGAGCGGGCGGAAGCGAGCCCGACGGCTTCGTTGCTCGCCCGGCTCTGCGCCGCGCTCGGCCTGTCGCTTTCGGCCTTCTTCGCCGAGGAGGAAAAGGATGTATCGCCGCTCGCCCGCCATAACGATCAGCCGGTCTGGCGCGATCCGGAAACCGGCTATGTCCGCCGGGCGGTCTCGCCGGCCGGCACGCAATCGCCCGTCGATCTCGTCGAGGTCAGCTTTCCCGCCGGCGCCCGCGTCAGCTTTCCGCCCAACGCCGCGAGCCGCGGGATGAACCAGCATGTCTGGCTGTTCGAAGGCGAGATGGAAATGACGGTCGGCGAGATCGTGCATCGCCTCTTACCCGGCGACTGCCTGTTCATGGGCATCGGTGACGGTCACGTCTTTTACAATCCGGGCGACAAGCCGGCGCGTTACTGCGTCGTCCTCGATCGTCCCCGGTCATAATCGAAGGATATTTTCATGCCTGATATTCATCTTCTTTCCGCCTCCGAAGCCCGCGCCGTCTCCGCTGATCTCTGCGAGGTCCTTGCCGATTGCGTCAATGGCGGCGCGTCCGTCGGTTTCATGCAGCCCTATGGTCCTGATGACGCCGCTTCCTATTGGCAAAGCGTGGCCGACAGCGTCGAGTCGGGTGCGACTTTGCTCCTGGTGGCTTTCATCGAGGGCAAGATCGTCGGCACTGTCCAGGTCGGCGCCGCGCAGATGCCGAACCAGCCGCATCGCGGCGACCTGAAGAAATTGCTGGTGCATCGCCGCGCCCGCGGCAAGGGCCTCGCCCGGCTGCTGATGGAAGCGGCCGAGCGCGAGGCGGCAAGGTTTGGCAAGACCTTGCTGGTGCTCGACACGGCGACCGGCAGCGATGCGGAAGCCATCTACCCGCGCCTCGGCTGGCAGCGCGTCGGTGTCATCCCCGACTACGCCATGTGGCCCGAGGGCGGGCTTTGCGACACGACCATTTTTTACAAGCGGATTGCGGCTTGAGCGCGATCGATATCATCGCTGTGAAAACACCGCGAGGGCGTCTTCCAGCCGCGAGCCCGGTGCCCAATGCATGGCCTTCCAGCCGAATTGCCGCGCGGCCTCAATGTTGGCTGGGTAGTCGTCGATGAAGGCGATCTCGCCCGGTGCGACGCCGACGCGCTCGGTCGCCAGCCGGAAGAATTCGGGTGCGGGCTTCTGGTAGCCCAGCATGGCGGAATAGAAGATGCCGTCGAAATAGGCGGATAGGTCGAGCTTTTCCATCAGATAGGCGGCGCGGCGATGCTCCTGGTTGGTTGCCAGATACATCGGGATGCTCTTTGCCCTGAGCGCGGCGAGATCGGCGAGCAGGGTCCGGTTGAGGCCGGAATCGTTCTCGAACCAGTAGTCGATCAGCGTTGCGGCGCTGAGCCCCGGTGCGATCTTCTGCAGAACGCTGGCGAGCCGGGGTTCGAGATCGTCGCGGCCGGTCACGACATCGTTCCAATGGTCTTTCCGGAAGAATTCTTCCTGAAGCACATCGCGTCTGAGACCGAGATCGCGTTCCAGATAGGTGCAGTAATGCAGGCCATCGCCAGGCCGGCCATGCACCAGCACGCCGTCGACATCCACCATCAGAACTTTCATGCGGCGCGAATCTCCCAGTTCACTGACGGGCCTGCGGAAGGTGGCGTTGTTTCTCCCGGCGATCAAGAGCGCAGGCGGTTCTTTCTTACGTCCCTCAACCCGTGTAAGCCTCTGCATCAGCGAAGAAACTTAGCCGGCGACAGGAGTTTGCCATGCGCGTCATCTATTCGGAAGATCACAAGCTGAGGGATGCCAAAACCGAACTGCATGATGGCCAGCTCGTGACGCCTTTCGAGGCGCCGTTTCGTGCCGAATGGATTCTGGCGGCGGTGAAGGAGGCGGGCTTCACCGATGTTGTCGCACCGGAAGCGCATGGGCTGGAAACGGCGCGCAAGGTGCATGATCCGGCCTATCTCGATTTCCTGCGGACAGTCTGGGAGCGCTGGGTCGCGGCCGGTTACAAGGGTGAGGCGATCGCCAATTCCTTTCCCGTCCGGCGCACCAGCCAGCGCGTGCCGGAAAACATCGTCGGCATGATCGGCCACTATACCAACGCCGCCGATACCTCGATCACCAAGGGCTCCTATGAAGCGGCCGTTGCATCGATGCGCTGCGCATTGACGGGAGCCGATTGGCTCAATGCCGGCAATCGCTTTGCCTTCGCCCTCTGTCGCCCGCCCGGCCATCATGCCGGCTTCGATCTCTTCGGCGGCTATTGCTTCATCAACAATGCCGCCGTCGCCGCGCAGCGGCTGCGCGACCGCGGCGCGAAGAAAGTGGCGGTGCTCGATGTCGATTTCCATCATGGCAACGGCACGCAGGACATCTTCTATCGGCGCGGCGATGTCTTCACCGCGTCGCTGCATGGCGATCCCATCCATGCCTTCCCCTATTTCCTCGGCCATGCCGACGAGGAGGGCGAAGGTGAAGGCCTGGCGGCGAACCGCAACTATCCGATGCCGCGCGGCACGCCTTGGGAACAATGGTCGGCAGCGCTTGCCGATGCTCTCGGCCGCATCAAGAATTTCGACGCAGAGGCGATCGTGCTTTCGCTCGGCGTGGACACGTTCGAGCGCGACCCGATCTCCTTCTTCAAGCTGACCTCGGAGGATTTCATCCGCATGGGCAAGCTCATCGCCGGCGCGGGCCTACCGGTTTTGACCTGTATGGAAGGTGGTTACGGTGTGCCGGAAATCGGCCTGAACGTCGCCAATGTGCTGAAGGGCCTTGAAGCATGAGGAGGTCTTCCATCAAAGCACCTGATCGCAGGATGAAAAGTTTGAATTTGCCAGCACGCGGCCAGACCTCTAAGAGACCCGCGTAACGGGAGAGGTCATGGATCAGACGCTTATCGAAAGTGGCACGGATGGCGGCGCGGCGCTGATGCCGCATCCGGATGTTGCGCCATCCTCTGGCGGCATCGCGGCCGGGGTGCTCATGTGCGTGATGTCCATGTGCAGCATCCAGTTCGGCTCGGCCTTGTCGTCTCCAATCATCAACGCCTACGGACCGGTCGGTGCGACGTGGCTGCGGCTCGTCTTCGCGTCCGCCGCATTGGCGATCATCGTCCGTCCGAAGATCATGAGCTATAGCCGCTCGCAATGGATCAGCGTGCTGGCACTCGGCTCCGTCTCGGCGTTGATGACGGCTTCCTTCTTTTCGGCGATTGCGCGCATTCCGTTGGGTCTTGCCGTCGCTATCGATTTTCTCGGGCCTCTGCTTGTCGCGACTCTCGGCTTCGGGCTGAGCCGTCAGCTTCTTTGGCCCGTCTTCGCCGGTATTGGCGTTCTGCTATTGGCCTATGACGGCGAAGAATGGGTGGGCAATCTGCCGGGAATCCTCTTTGCCTGCGGCGCAGGGGTGGGCTGGGCCTGCTACATCCTGTTGACGAAGAAGGTCGGCAACGCCTTCAAGGGTCTTGAAGGGCTTTCCATGTCGCTGCTGGTTGCGGCGATCGTTTCGACACCTTTCGGCTTTGCCTCCGCCGTCCCACATCTGACGGCTTCCGGCCTCCTTGAAATAGGCGGCCTGGCACTGCTCGTTCCGCTTCTTCCCTATGTGCTGGAAATGGTGGCGCTGCGCCGCATGCCCACCTCGTCCTTCGGCATTCTCATGAGCCTCGAGCCCGCCATCGCCGCCGTTGCCGGCTTCGTCATCCTGTCGCAACCGATGACGCCGTCGCAGATGTTCGGTACGGCGCTCGTCGTCGCCGCGAGCATCGGGGCAACGGTTTTTGCCACGAAAGGCTGATTGGCGGCGAGTGCGAGGTTTTGTCGTCGGATCGCTAGATTTCGAGTTTGCGGGGCGCGTGCGCGACACCCCGCAAACTCGAAACCCAACATGATCCCTCATCCACGCTGCTGTGCGGGATCATCCGATGCGCACTTAGGATCAATCATATCCTCCGCGGATCCGCGGGATTTGTTTGCTCCCATTATTCTCGCCAGAATATAGAAGCCATGCTGCCCGTCCGGCAATGTCGAGCCAAAGACGCCAACCACCACGTTTTTCATATTCGAGCGGGCTCCATCAACACCGTCTGCGACAAGCTTCAACGGGTTCAAATTTGAAAGGTCATCGGCCGCACGGAATGTTGCCCACCAACCGACATTGGTTCTCAAGTTTGTAAACCGAATGCTTCCAATCTCCGTCGCATGGATCTTCAGCAGAGCGCGAAAGCGAGGCGTCTCGCATCCCATGTGGATATGAAGCCGATCTTGTGTGCGCCAACTTGCGGCGTTTATCGCCAGTGCAAAATCCGGTGGCGAACCCTTCC is part of the Rhizobium sp. CB3090 genome and harbors:
- a CDS encoding phosphomannomutase; the encoded protein is MKFGTSGLRGLSVDLMGRASALYAMAYARHLLKSGHAQPGDLILVGRDFRDSSPAISATCIGALKRAGLTPVDCGTLPTPALALYGLELKAASLMITGSHIPADRNGIKFYRPDGEIDKQDEVAISAEAADIGDADLDETPGVGENRAAEAEALFFERNIALLPADSLSGLTIGVYQHSTVARDLLGVVLAHYGARVVPLGRSESFIPVDTEAVSADTISLLKGWAPEHGLDAIVSADGDGDRPLVSDETGEPLRGDLLGLIAANFLGAEVVVTPVTSNSGIEAAGSYAVTRTRVGSPYVIAGMDEALAAGKANVMGFEANGGTLTASRFIIEGEPVRALPTRDSFLPILATLYAAARAKQPLSAVAANYRLPFAAADRLENFPVETSAALMAHLRASDTNLAAFLAPVAGVASKSDIDGLRVTLTDGRIVHFRPSGNAPEMRCYVEASDENEAKALLEQGLGLIRAWAAARG
- a CDS encoding SelT/SelW/SelH family protein; the encoded protein is MTDKPRITILYCTQCNWLLRAGWMAQELLQTFSDSVGEVALIPGTGGNFEIRIDGELLWERKRDGGFPGPKELKRRVRDIIDPERDLGHLDRGSLES
- a CDS encoding type 1 glutamine amidotransferase; translated protein: MRVAIVENMKNTPLGALGIALEEAGAEIEWFRPWDGEGLPKNVKTCDALVVLGGEQNARDDETHPYLPELARLMRRFEEADKAVLGICLGSQLLARAYEAENLIGTAHEFGWKTVGVTEEGKADPLLSELGDDFTIFQWHSDTFSLPAGAIRLATNAVTGNQAFRIGRAAYGTQFHFEANAAVVEGWRMDFKASIERNEPGWLERYAEIAAQHAPAAEIAGLAIARAWVRTMSAEVKLQAAS
- a CDS encoding DUF2066 domain-containing protein, whose translation is MLKSRSMAIAFALIGMTAVAHADDHSLYRAQAIVTGTGAVNRELGFKNCLGRVLVRVSGDQRVTSENAFQAMLPRAGSFVATYSYHDRLEGIPIHDEQGTHDRPQDLTCIYMPGRKPWLSPRPKLAIFLVVRDARRGFVLSRDSDKSPYMIDAFEAAARPFAMAIIVPNKAMLVSRGLTATALAGTTQQELDALAKTIGGDVALAGSLVWSDKDLGWVADWSMTENGKIHHWRIRGVSFDDAFRNAIAGAAQIASGNGEPQ
- a CDS encoding GFA family protein, translated to MTQPELPWEGGCRCGEVRLKISAKPLLTMACHCTGCQRMSSSAYSLSVAIPSEGFEVTQGEPVIGGMHDENLKHYFCPYCMSWMFTRLEGFDWFVNLRPTMLDDPSWFTPFAETWTREKLPWVTTPAVHSYAALPEMNEYEGLIKEYAEQA
- a CDS encoding type II toxin-antitoxin system CcdA family antitoxin is translated as MAQTTRKAAILSLDEKLLSDARELKINIARAAEDGIARAIKTERERLWLQENAEAIEQANAYVEKHGLPFGKYRQF
- the lepA gene encoding translation elongation factor 4, producing the protein MSTNSTTPLSHIRNFSIVAHIDHGKSTLADRLIQTTGGLAEREMSEQVLDNMEIERERGITIKAQTVRLHYKAKNGETYILNLIDTPGHVDFAYEVSRSLSACEGSLLVVDASQGVEAQTLANVYQAIDNNHELVTVLNKIDLPAAEPDRIKEQIEEVIGIDASDAVLISAKTGLGIPDVLEAIVHKLPAPRSAGGEKAPLKALLVDSWYDTYLGVMVLVRIIDGTLTKGQTIRMMGTDAKYQIERVGVLTPKMVAVDSLGPGEIGFITASIKEVADTRVGDTITEDKRPTAEPLPGFKPAQPVVFCGLFPVDAADFEDLRSAMGKLRLNDASFSFEMESSAALGFGFRCGFLGLLHLEIIQERLEREFNLDLIATAPSVVYQLTMTDGAEIELHNPADMPDVVKISEFREPWIKATILTPDDYLGSILKLCQDRRGIQTELTYVGNRAMITYDLPLNEVVFDFYDRLKSISKGYASFDYSLTDYRESDLVKMSILVNAEPVDALSMLVHRSAAEKRGRVMCEKLKDLIPQHMFQIPIQAAIGGRIIARETVKALRKDVTAKCYGGDATRKRKLLDKQKEGKKRMRQFGKVEIPQEAFIAALKMGDE
- a CDS encoding helix-turn-helix transcriptional regulator, whose product is MDQDLESAIGARIKELRIARGLTLDELATASAVSRAMISRIERAEASPTASLLARLCAALGLSLSAFFAEEEKDVSPLARHNDQPVWRDPETGYVRRAVSPAGTQSPVDLVEVSFPAGARVSFPPNAASRGMNQHVWLFEGEMEMTVGEIVHRLLPGDCLFMGIGDGHVFYNPGDKPARYCVVLDRPRS
- a CDS encoding GNAT family N-acetyltransferase, with protein sequence MPDIHLLSASEARAVSADLCEVLADCVNGGASVGFMQPYGPDDAASYWQSVADSVESGATLLLVAFIEGKIVGTVQVGAAQMPNQPHRGDLKKLLVHRRARGKGLARLLMEAAEREAARFGKTLLVLDTATGSDAEAIYPRLGWQRVGVIPDYAMWPEGGLCDTTIFYKRIAA
- a CDS encoding HAD-IA family hydrolase; the protein is MKVLMVDVDGVLVHGRPGDGLHYCTYLERDLGLRRDVLQEEFFRKDHWNDVVTGRDDLEPRLASVLQKIAPGLSAATLIDYWFENDSGLNRTLLADLAALRAKSIPMYLATNQEHRRAAYLMEKLDLSAYFDGIFYSAMLGYQKPAPEFFRLATERVGVAPGEIAFIDDYPANIEAARQFGWKAMHWAPGSRLEDALAVFSQR
- a CDS encoding histone deacetylase family protein, coding for MRVIYSEDHKLRDAKTELHDGQLVTPFEAPFRAEWILAAVKEAGFTDVVAPEAHGLETARKVHDPAYLDFLRTVWERWVAAGYKGEAIANSFPVRRTSQRVPENIVGMIGHYTNAADTSITKGSYEAAVASMRCALTGADWLNAGNRFAFALCRPPGHHAGFDLFGGYCFINNAAVAAQRLRDRGAKKVAVLDVDFHHGNGTQDIFYRRGDVFTASLHGDPIHAFPYFLGHADEEGEGEGLAANRNYPMPRGTPWEQWSAALADALGRIKNFDAEAIVLSLGVDTFERDPISFFKLTSEDFIRMGKLIAGAGLPVLTCMEGGYGVPEIGLNVANVLKGLEA